In the Myxococcus fulvus genome, one interval contains:
- a CDS encoding ABC transporter permease produces the protein MSTPMETTSGAPVAEPTGGAAAASGGGFQARWGDRLNPLVVKEVRQGFRTRIFWACFGLMLLSCVVLALVAFVQTRDAAFSQFGQTYFFAFFVCLAVVHFFVIPYSAYRSLAREREDDTWVLLVLTGLGPRRILRGKVLSFLVQAALYASAVGPFLLFSYYLNGIALPTILVVLGLSAAWLVFLTVVAVGAATLADSRMGRGLVHFVVLGALGLAFAMALGIASALTDAADRLLHTDGVLLAMSICLGLMLLDGWLLFEVAASRLSLSTEDYTRGPRRAVAAQMGVALVAGLVLWWVDDKKHVVTEVFATLGTVHLTLVSLFMASDVDGQARALRAGTSPWSLMRPGALRGFRLAVLLLVGWNVAWFLAAVFSEHTSSRSEPYRMVMAVMPAYSVLYLSLALLLGRMPKSDRFSSPAAVRLLFVATVGVAAGLPPLFAEVVGLEAGDSLINLLNPVVGVANFSSHDYSTGLPEMSWAMVGFLGGLALLCAFMADRVLTEREKRAHRL, from the coding sequence GTGAGCACGCCCATGGAGACGACCTCGGGTGCGCCCGTGGCGGAGCCGACCGGTGGCGCGGCGGCGGCGAGTGGCGGCGGCTTCCAGGCGCGCTGGGGGGACAGGCTCAACCCGCTGGTGGTGAAGGAGGTCCGTCAGGGCTTTCGCACGCGCATCTTCTGGGCGTGCTTCGGTTTGATGTTGCTGTCGTGCGTGGTGCTGGCGCTCGTGGCCTTCGTGCAGACGCGGGACGCGGCGTTCTCCCAGTTCGGGCAGACGTACTTCTTCGCGTTCTTCGTGTGCCTGGCGGTGGTGCACTTCTTCGTGATTCCGTACAGCGCGTACCGCTCGCTGGCGCGGGAGCGCGAGGACGACACGTGGGTGCTGCTGGTGCTCACCGGGCTGGGGCCTCGGAGGATTCTGCGGGGCAAGGTGCTGTCGTTCCTGGTGCAGGCGGCGCTGTATGCCTCGGCGGTGGGGCCCTTCCTGCTCTTCAGCTACTATCTCAACGGCATCGCGCTGCCGACCATCCTGGTGGTGTTGGGGTTGAGCGCGGCGTGGCTCGTGTTCCTCACGGTGGTGGCGGTGGGCGCGGCGACGCTGGCGGACAGCCGGATGGGGCGGGGGCTGGTGCACTTCGTGGTGCTGGGCGCGTTGGGGCTCGCGTTCGCGATGGCGCTCGGCATCGCCAGCGCGCTGACGGACGCGGCGGACCGGCTGCTGCACACGGATGGGGTGTTGCTCGCGATGAGCATCTGCCTGGGGTTGATGCTCCTGGACGGGTGGCTGTTGTTCGAGGTGGCCGCGTCGCGGCTGTCCTTGTCCACGGAGGACTACACGCGCGGCCCGCGTCGGGCGGTGGCGGCGCAGATGGGGGTGGCCCTGGTCGCGGGCCTGGTGCTCTGGTGGGTGGATGACAAGAAGCACGTGGTGACGGAGGTGTTCGCCACGCTGGGGACGGTGCACCTGACGCTGGTGAGCCTGTTCATGGCCTCGGACGTGGATGGACAGGCGCGCGCGCTTCGAGCGGGCACCAGTCCCTGGTCGCTGATGCGGCCGGGCGCGCTGCGGGGCTTCCGGCTGGCGGTGTTGCTGTTGGTGGGCTGGAACGTGGCGTGGTTCCTGGCGGCGGTCTTCTCCGAGCACACCTCGTCGCGCAGTGAGCCGTACCGGATGGTGATGGCGGTGATGCCGGCGTACTCGGTCCTCTACCTGTCGCTGGCGTTGCTGTTGGGGCGGATGCCGAAGTCGGACCGGTTCTCCTCGCCGGCGGCGGTGCGGCTGCTGTTCGTGGCCACGGTGGGTGTGGCCGCGGGGCTGCCGCCGCTCTTCGCGGAGGTGGTGGGGTTGGAGGCGGGCGACTCGTTGATCAACCTCCTGAACCCGGTGGTGGGGGTGGCCAACTTCTCGTCGCACGACTACTCCACGGGGCTGCCCGAGATGTCCTGGGCCATGGTGGGCTTCCTGGGAGGGCTGGCGCTGCTGTGCGCGTTCATGGCCGACCGGGTGCTGACCGAGCGTGAGAAGCGGGCCCATCGGCTGTGA
- a CDS encoding ABC transporter ATP-binding protein yields MSPLLEVKGLRRDYGALRAVDDVSFKLEAGSILGFIGPNGAGKSTTLRILATLDAPTSGEVLLGGHSLVDTPDKVRPLIGYMPDRYGTYDDVTVFEFLDFFARAYGLTGAKRRQRVESVMGFTGLGPLADKLTTALSKGMRQRVALGRTLLHDPQLLLLDEPADGLDPRARIELRELLRALADQGKAVIISSHILTELAEICDTCAIIEQGRLLATGKVEDLLQQDSNLASVELTVRLATGPESEGAWSRAERLLLEQPRVSRVSKEGESLRVSLELEPGTGADVASAALLAVLVTAGLPVCAFGMRERNLEDAFMTVTKGRLA; encoded by the coding sequence ATGAGCCCGTTGCTGGAGGTGAAGGGCCTCAGGCGCGACTACGGCGCCCTGCGGGCGGTGGATGACGTGTCCTTCAAGCTGGAGGCGGGCAGCATCCTGGGGTTCATCGGTCCGAATGGCGCGGGCAAGAGCACCACGCTGCGCATCCTCGCGACGTTGGACGCGCCCACGTCCGGCGAGGTGCTGCTCGGGGGCCACTCGCTGGTGGACACGCCGGACAAGGTGCGTCCGCTCATCGGCTACATGCCGGACCGGTATGGCACCTATGACGACGTCACCGTCTTCGAGTTCCTGGACTTCTTCGCGCGCGCCTATGGGCTGACGGGCGCGAAGCGGCGCCAGCGCGTGGAGTCGGTGATGGGCTTCACGGGGCTGGGGCCGCTCGCGGACAAGCTCACCACCGCGCTGTCCAAGGGCATGCGGCAGCGCGTGGCGTTGGGGCGCACGCTGTTGCACGACCCCCAGCTGCTCCTGTTGGACGAGCCGGCGGATGGCCTGGACCCGCGGGCGCGCATCGAGCTGCGTGAGCTGCTGCGGGCCCTGGCGGACCAGGGCAAGGCGGTCATCATCTCCAGCCACATCCTCACGGAGCTGGCCGAAATCTGTGACACGTGCGCCATCATCGAGCAGGGGCGCCTGCTGGCCACGGGCAAGGTGGAGGACCTGCTCCAGCAGGACTCGAACCTGGCCTCGGTGGAGCTGACGGTGCGCCTGGCGACGGGGCCGGAGTCGGAGGGTGCGTGGTCGCGCGCGGAGCGGCTCCTGTTGGAGCAGCCCCGGGTGTCGCGGGTGTCGAAGGAGGGTGAGTCCCTGCGCGTGAGTCTGGAGTTGGAGCCCGGCACGGGCGCGGACGTGGCTTCGGCGGCGCTGCTGGCGGTGCTGGTGACGGCGGGCCTTCCGGTGTGCGCGTTCGGCATGCGTGAGCGCAACCTCGAGGATGCGTTCATGACGGTGACGAAGGGGAGGCTCGCGTGA
- a CDS encoding DUF58 domain-containing protein: protein MDEAAVGRLAPGLALALPRGPHRGRVGEVRASSMGSSLELHDFRAYQPGDDLRQLDWNAVARTDELILRVRQDEVSPRVEVVVDGSRSMALSPRKAACAKEVALLACEVAARQGLSPTLLTTAVRAERMQGAGCRAVLRALEFDARDDLATALGRLPPPRPCGLRVVVSDFLFEADLPALVSRLSRGAAGCFLVQVLDEEDLSPSGGEGARLVDSESGAALEELLTEDVLAAYARRFEEHQRLLRGAALRARGLLVMAPATESLAALVAGPLHPLFVAGGGA, encoded by the coding sequence ATGGACGAAGCGGCGGTGGGGCGGCTGGCCCCGGGGCTCGCGCTGGCGTTGCCGCGAGGGCCGCACCGGGGCCGGGTGGGCGAGGTGCGCGCGTCGTCGATGGGGAGCTCGCTGGAGCTGCATGACTTCCGGGCGTACCAGCCAGGAGATGACCTGCGGCAGCTCGACTGGAACGCGGTGGCGCGGACCGATGAGCTCATCCTCCGGGTGAGGCAGGACGAGGTGTCGCCCCGGGTGGAGGTGGTGGTGGACGGCTCGCGCTCCATGGCGCTGTCGCCGCGCAAGGCCGCGTGCGCGAAGGAGGTGGCGCTGCTGGCGTGCGAGGTGGCCGCGCGGCAGGGGTTGAGCCCGACGTTGCTGACCACGGCGGTCCGCGCGGAGCGGATGCAGGGGGCGGGGTGTCGGGCGGTGCTGCGGGCGCTCGAGTTCGACGCGCGGGATGACCTGGCGACGGCGCTGGGGCGGCTGCCTCCTCCTCGCCCCTGTGGGCTGCGCGTGGTGGTGAGTGACTTCCTGTTCGAGGCGGACCTGCCCGCGCTGGTGTCCCGGCTGTCGCGTGGGGCGGCGGGGTGCTTCCTGGTGCAGGTGTTGGATGAGGAGGACCTGTCGCCTTCGGGGGGCGAGGGCGCGAGGTTGGTGGACTCGGAGAGCGGCGCGGCGCTGGAGGAGCTGCTGACGGAGGACGTGCTGGCGGCGTATGCGCGGCGCTTCGAGGAGCATCAGCGATTGCTGCGGGGCGCGGCGCTGCGTGCGCGTGGGTTGCTGGTGATGGCGCCGGCCACGGAGTCGCTGGCCGCGCTGGTGGCGGGGCCGCTGCATCCGCTCTTCGTGGCGGGAGGTGGGGCGTGA
- a CDS encoding vWA domain-containing protein, with the protein MSFGFPWGLLALGALVPLVAAYFLRRRQKPVVVSALFLWRTPSPRAEAGPRWERFTREVSLLLEALAVIAAALYLADVRLGETALSRHLVLVVDGSLSMSARGPDNVTVLELVRREAARRVETAKATRVTVLATGMTPRVLAGPEAEPSRALAALETFNALGADHDPIPTLLWAQELAGPGKHVDFFTDAPPAEGLVVPAPVRWTALGTARDNVALVSAQRKDEGGTSTVTLRVARFGVDPDSVSVRMTAQPGVGAKQGTSRAETVSFKDGETATVRVTFQDAGEVSVFIAPDSLPEDNRATLPTSSARPLAVRLAQGLGPLERGALERFVSAVPDLSREAAAEDVLLIGPRDTDARVTVGATGKPRTFVGPFFSEKGHPLLDDVQLAGVRWSAGENPPGRPLITAGEAVLVSEGEDGRVHLNIDLARSNVQRVSAWPVLLGNVVREARRSREGFARRQLSLGEPLQVVTLPGERYTLVGPEGEKPVFGAGAVSLPPPSSPGRYELERDGEVVDAAVVLTMDARESDLRGRGSVDIPARESGEDEAGAGASERMRWPLVLLLLALMGDFYVTRRVS; encoded by the coding sequence ATGAGCTTCGGCTTCCCGTGGGGCTTGCTGGCCTTGGGCGCGCTGGTGCCGTTGGTGGCGGCGTACTTCCTGCGACGCCGGCAGAAGCCGGTGGTGGTGAGCGCGCTGTTCCTGTGGCGCACGCCGAGCCCTCGCGCTGAGGCGGGGCCTCGTTGGGAGCGCTTCACGCGCGAGGTGTCGCTGCTGCTGGAGGCGCTCGCGGTCATCGCCGCGGCGCTGTACCTGGCGGACGTGCGATTGGGTGAGACGGCCCTGAGCCGGCACCTGGTGCTCGTGGTGGATGGCAGCCTGTCGATGTCCGCGCGAGGGCCGGACAACGTGACGGTGCTGGAGTTGGTTCGCCGCGAGGCCGCCCGCCGAGTGGAGACCGCGAAGGCCACGAGGGTGACGGTGCTGGCCACTGGGATGACGCCACGGGTGCTCGCGGGGCCGGAGGCGGAGCCTTCGCGGGCGTTGGCCGCGCTGGAGACCTTCAATGCGCTGGGCGCGGACCATGACCCGATTCCCACGCTGCTGTGGGCACAGGAGCTCGCGGGGCCGGGCAAGCACGTGGACTTCTTCACCGATGCGCCGCCGGCCGAGGGACTCGTGGTGCCCGCTCCGGTGCGGTGGACGGCGCTGGGCACGGCGCGCGACAACGTGGCGCTCGTCTCCGCGCAGCGGAAGGACGAAGGCGGTACGTCGACGGTGACGCTGCGGGTGGCACGCTTCGGTGTTGACCCGGACTCGGTGTCGGTGCGGATGACCGCGCAGCCCGGGGTGGGCGCGAAGCAAGGGACGTCGCGCGCCGAGACGGTGTCGTTCAAGGACGGGGAGACGGCCACGGTGCGCGTCACGTTCCAGGATGCGGGAGAGGTGAGCGTCTTCATCGCTCCGGACTCACTGCCCGAGGACAACCGCGCGACGCTGCCCACGTCGTCGGCACGGCCGCTCGCGGTGCGACTTGCGCAGGGCCTGGGGCCACTGGAGCGGGGGGCGCTGGAGCGCTTCGTCTCGGCGGTCCCGGACCTGTCGCGCGAGGCCGCGGCGGAGGACGTGTTGCTCATCGGTCCACGGGACACGGATGCGCGGGTGACGGTGGGGGCGACGGGCAAGCCCCGGACCTTCGTGGGCCCGTTCTTCTCCGAGAAGGGGCATCCGTTGCTCGACGACGTGCAGCTCGCGGGTGTGCGTTGGTCCGCGGGGGAGAACCCGCCTGGGCGTCCGCTCATCACCGCGGGGGAAGCCGTGTTGGTGTCGGAGGGGGAGGATGGGCGTGTGCACCTCAACATCGACCTGGCTCGCTCCAACGTGCAGCGTGTGTCCGCGTGGCCGGTGTTGCTGGGCAACGTGGTGCGCGAGGCGCGTCGCTCGCGAGAGGGCTTCGCGCGCAGGCAGCTCTCGCTGGGCGAGCCGCTCCAGGTGGTAACGCTGCCCGGCGAGCGCTACACGCTGGTCGGACCGGAGGGCGAAAAGCCCGTGTTCGGCGCGGGCGCGGTGAGTCTGCCTCCGCCTTCCTCGCCCGGTCGCTACGAACTGGAACGCGACGGTGAGGTCGTCGACGCTGCGGTGGTGCTGACGATGGATGCGCGCGAGTCAGACCTGCGCGGACGCGGCAGTGTGGACATCCCCGCGCGTGAGTCGGGAGAAGACGAAGCGGGCGCGGGTGCCTCCGAGCGGATGCGCTGGCCGCTGGTGCTGCTCCTGCTCGCGCTGATGGGCGACTTCTACGTCACGAGGCGGGTGTCATGA
- a CDS encoding AAA family ATPase → MAAELLSPAEAQGAAEVANQLKARLDTVMLDQQTVVEQVVMAVLARGHVLLEGLPGLGKTELCKSLAKLLALPFRRIQFTPDLLPGDITGTYVLEGEGRRDFVFREGPLFASLVLADEINRSSPKTQAALLEAMQERRVTVLGHTRALPDPFFVLATQNPIELEGTYPLPEAQLDRFLFRIQVPPVGAKTLRALLTTRVRGAPPELSSVLDAEGLARLFAAVDRVHLPGPVADFIGRLVEASDPRQASAPEAVRRFVRYGASPRAALALAAAGRARALMNGRPNVGFDDVVAAAPAALNHRLVLAYEASLEKVSSSDVVGALLQAVPEVPRD, encoded by the coding sequence GTGGCAGCGGAACTTCTCAGTCCCGCCGAGGCGCAGGGGGCGGCGGAGGTGGCGAACCAGCTCAAGGCCCGGCTCGACACCGTCATGCTGGACCAGCAGACCGTCGTCGAGCAGGTCGTCATGGCGGTGCTCGCGCGCGGACACGTGCTGCTCGAGGGCCTGCCCGGCCTGGGCAAGACGGAGCTGTGCAAGTCGCTGGCGAAGCTGCTCGCGCTGCCCTTCCGCCGCATCCAGTTCACCCCGGACCTCCTGCCTGGCGACATCACCGGCACCTACGTGCTGGAGGGCGAGGGCCGCCGTGACTTCGTCTTTCGCGAGGGCCCGCTGTTCGCCAGCCTCGTGCTCGCGGATGAAATCAACCGCTCCAGCCCCAAGACGCAGGCCGCGCTGCTGGAGGCCATGCAGGAGCGCCGCGTGACGGTGCTCGGCCACACGCGCGCGCTGCCGGACCCGTTCTTCGTGCTCGCCACGCAGAACCCCATCGAGCTGGAGGGCACCTATCCCCTGCCCGAGGCCCAGCTCGACCGCTTCCTCTTCCGCATCCAGGTGCCCCCCGTGGGCGCCAAGACGCTGCGCGCGCTGCTCACCACGCGCGTGCGCGGCGCGCCGCCGGAGCTGTCCTCGGTGCTCGACGCGGAGGGGCTCGCGCGCTTGTTCGCCGCCGTGGACCGCGTCCACCTGCCGGGCCCGGTGGCGGACTTCATCGGACGGCTGGTGGAGGCCAGCGACCCGCGCCAGGCCTCCGCGCCCGAGGCCGTCCGCCGCTTCGTGCGTTATGGCGCGAGCCCCCGCGCCGCGCTCGCGCTCGCGGCGGCCGGACGCGCGCGGGCCCTGATGAACGGCAGGCCCAACGTCGGCTTCGATGACGTGGTGGCCGCCGCGCCCGCCGCGCTCAACCACCGGCTGGTGCTCGCGTACGAGGCTTCGTTGGAGAAGGTGTCTTCGTCGGACGTGGTGGGCGCGCTGCTCCAGGCCGTGCCCGAGGTGCCGCGTGACTAG